One Chaetodon trifascialis isolate fChaTrf1 chromosome 21, fChaTrf1.hap1, whole genome shotgun sequence genomic window carries:
- the nog3 gene encoding noggin-3, translating into MDHCSYFLPVFMLALSLGCRIEEATCQHYYLLRPIPSDTLPIVDLKEDPDPVLDPREKDLNETELRSTLGSHFDPHFMSVSPPEDKYAGNEDVNEADLRQKLSAAMPKEIRAMEFEVQHGKKQKPSKKLRRRLQLWLWSYAFCPVVYAWNDLGSRFWPRHVKVGSCYNKRSCSVPEGMVCKPAKSTHFTILRWRCLQKKGGLKCAWIPVQYPIISECKCACQT; encoded by the coding sequence ATGGATCACTGCTCTTACTTCTTGCCTGTGTTCATGCTCGCGCTCTCTCTGGGCTGCAGGATAGAGGAGGCCACGTGCCAGCACTACTATCTCCTCCGTCCCATCCCCAGTGACACGCTGCCCATTGTGGACCTAAAGGAGGACCCGGACCCGGTGCTGGACCCCAGGGAGAAGGACCTGAACGAGACGGAGCTCAGGAGCACTCTGGGCAGCCACTTCGACCCGCACTTCATGTCCGTGTCCCCGCCGGAGGACAAGTACGCGGGGAACGAGGACGTGAACGAGGCGGACCTGCGGCAGAAGCTCTCCGCCGCGATGCCCAAAGAGATCCGGGCCATGGAGTTCGAGGTCCAGCACGGCAAGAAGCAGAAGCCGAGCAAGAAACTCCGCAGAAGGCTGCAACTGTGGCTGTGGTCGTACGCCTTCTGCCCGGTTGTTTACGCATGGAACGACCTGGGCAGCAGATTCTGGCCGCGCCACGTGAAGGTGGGGAGCTGCTACAATAAGCGGTCTTGTTCGGTCCCTGAAGGGATGGTCTGCAAACCTGCCAAATCCACTCATTTTACGATCCTGCGATGGCGCTGCCTGCAGAAAAAGGGGGGTCTGAAGTGCGCCTGGATACCTGTTCAGTACCCCATTATATCAGAGTGCAAGTGCGCGTGCCAGACCTGA